One part of the Glycine max cultivar Williams 82 chromosome 14, Glycine_max_v4.0, whole genome shotgun sequence genome encodes these proteins:
- the LOC102659689 gene encoding uncharacterized protein, with protein MAPEDMEKMTFVIVTLSGMFYNTVMSFGLKNTKATYQWAMHDESRKGEQVIYYLSKKFMTCEMNYSSLERTCYALLWAAHRLRQYMLSYTTWLVSKMDPVKYIFEKPALTGQIARWQVLLSEFDIVYVTQKAIKGSALVDYLAQQPINDYQPMHLEFPDEDIMALFEEEVEDEDRDKWIVWFDGTSNALGHGVGVVLLTPNDQCIPFTARLGFDCTNNMAKYEASALGIQVAIDFKVKLLKVYGDLALVIHQVRGEWETRDHKLIPYRVYIKKLTEFFDDISFRHIPREENQMADVLATLASMF; from the exons atggcaccggaGGACATGGAAAAGATGACCTTCGTCATCGTCACCCTGTCGGGAATGTTCTACAACAcagtgatgtcctttgggcttaAGAACACTAAGGCAACCTACCAATGGGCTATG CACGACGAGTCTAGGAAGGGGGAACAGGTCATCTATTACTTAAGCAAGAAGTTCatgacctgtgagatgaactactcttCGCTTGAAAGGACATGCTATGCCTTGCTGTGGGCAGCCCATCGTCTAAGGCAATACATGTTGAGCTACACCACTTGGttggtatccaagatggacccagtcAAGTACATATTTGAAAAGCCCGCTCTCACCGGACAGATCGCTCGGTGGCAGGTTCTGCTATCAGAATTCGACATTGTTTATGTCactcaaaaggcgataaaaggaagtgcCTTGGTAGATTACCTGGCTCAGCAACCCATCAATGACTACCAACCTATGCACCTAGAATTcccagatgaggacatcatggccttgttcgaagAGGAGGTGGAAGATGAGGATAGGGACAAATGGATAGTGTGGTTCGATGGCACGTCCAATGCACTAGGCCATGGAGTTGGGGTGGTTTTGCTTACTCCCAACGATCAATGCATACCCTTCACGGCAAGATTGGGCTTTGACTGCACGAACAACATGGCCAAGTATGAGGCATCCGCCCTTGGGATCCAAGTAGCAATTGACTTCAAGGTCAAATTGCTCAAAGTATATGGAGACTTAGCCTTGGTGATCCACCAagtgagaggagaatgggagactagggatcataagttgataccctaccGGGTTTACATCAAGAAACTGACAGAGTTCTTCGATGACATATCCTTCCGCCATATTCCCAGAGAGGAGAATCAAATGGCCGATGTGCTTGCCACTCTAGCATCTATGTTCTAG